From a region of the Fischerella sp. JS2 genome:
- a CDS encoding Npun_F0813 family protein encodes MFILKRQDVEISTIQHPKRDQQVPILHYQGQTFRLLSVFKASQEEEAKALWRDLTDNKGKACVLLEEPERFSVWGKIRLDQLGSDTGSHSKIGIFTQASILLLQAVYMDIEDFLGARQAALFQKEMGETLQQWQFPQVSSPEEIKYLLEIDPLSVPVPNWQEHHVITLLQDLHRLGKAYFGNTNFAHPVADKLQDMPEGERSLFISWLNQSPLSKLWH; translated from the coding sequence ATGTTTATTCTTAAAAGGCAGGATGTTGAAATATCGACCATTCAGCACCCAAAACGGGATCAGCAAGTACCGATTCTCCATTATCAGGGGCAGACCTTCAGATTACTAAGTGTCTTTAAAGCCAGCCAAGAAGAAGAGGCTAAAGCTTTATGGAGAGATTTGACGGATAACAAAGGCAAAGCTTGTGTTCTGCTAGAAGAACCGGAACGTTTTAGCGTTTGGGGTAAAATTCGTTTAGATCAGCTTGGTAGTGACACAGGTAGTCATAGCAAAATTGGTATTTTTACCCAAGCTAGTATTTTGCTGTTACAAGCTGTGTACATGGACATTGAAGACTTTTTGGGTGCTAGACAAGCCGCCTTATTTCAGAAAGAAATGGGCGAAACTTTGCAACAGTGGCAGTTTCCCCAGGTGTCATCGCCGGAGGAAATTAAATACTTACTCGAAATAGATCCACTAAGTGTCCCAGTTCCTAATTGGCAAGAACATCATGTCATCACCTTGTTGCAAGATCTGCATCGGTTAGGAAAAGCCTATTTTGGCAATACCAATTTTGCCCATCCCGTAGCTGATAAACTACAAGATATGCCCGAAGGAGAGCGATCGCTATTCATCAGTTGGCTAAATCAGTCTCCACTGAGTAAACTGTGGCATTAA
- a CDS encoding nucleoside triphosphate pyrophosphatase: MGIPTFVLASASAARRRLLQTVGIEPIVCPSDFDESQVKINDPVQLVEILSQRKAETVAPRFESGLVMGCDSVLAINGEIHGKPTDAEEARQRWRVMQGSFGDLYTGHTLIDSSHKNILVKHQVTRVYFAQLSDRTIDAYIATGEPLKCAGAFALEGRGGLFVEKIEGCHSNVIGLSLPLLRRMLKKLGYEVADFWDVGK, encoded by the coding sequence ATGGGCATTCCAACCTTTGTACTAGCATCAGCTTCTGCGGCGCGACGCCGCTTGTTACAAACTGTTGGTATCGAACCAATAGTTTGCCCCAGTGATTTTGATGAGTCGCAAGTGAAAATCAACGATCCGGTGCAACTAGTAGAAATTCTGTCTCAACGAAAAGCGGAAACTGTAGCGCCTCGGTTTGAATCTGGTTTAGTAATGGGTTGTGATTCAGTTTTAGCTATTAACGGTGAGATTCACGGTAAACCAACAGATGCTGAGGAAGCGCGTCAACGTTGGCGGGTAATGCAGGGAAGTTTTGGTGATTTATATACTGGTCATACTTTGATTGACAGTTCACATAAAAATATTTTAGTCAAGCACCAAGTAACAAGAGTTTACTTTGCCCAACTCAGCGATCGCACCATTGACGCCTACATTGCTACGGGTGAACCCCTCAAGTGTGCTGGTGCCTTTGCCTTGGAAGGGCGTGGTGGTTTATTTGTGGAAAAAATCGAAGGTTGTCACAGTAATGTGATTGGACTAAGTTTACCTCTACTACGGCGGATGCTAAAGAAATTGGGGTATGAGGTAGCAGATTTTTGGGATGTAGGTAAATAG
- the psbP gene encoding photosystem II reaction center PsbP, translated as MWKRIAVILLLVLSFSFTNYGTASAALKSFVDTSDGYQFLYPNGWVQVRVNDGPDVVFHDLIEFSENVSVVISPVPEGKSLPELGTPSEVGYKLAKNALAPEGSGRTAELVNAEQVASDGRIYYKLEYLITLPNKQQRHNLASIATSRGKLFTFNASVPEKRWRKVKNAIEESVNSFSVY; from the coding sequence ATGTGGAAACGAATTGCAGTAATTTTGTTACTAGTGTTGAGTTTTAGCTTTACTAACTACGGTACAGCGTCTGCCGCCCTCAAAAGTTTTGTAGACACTAGTGATGGCTATCAATTTTTATATCCTAACGGCTGGGTGCAAGTTAGAGTTAACGATGGTCCGGATGTAGTCTTCCACGATTTAATCGAATTTAGCGAGAATGTTTCTGTAGTAATTAGTCCAGTACCGGAAGGCAAAAGTTTACCAGAATTAGGGACACCGAGTGAAGTAGGCTACAAGCTAGCCAAAAATGCCCTTGCTCCCGAAGGTTCAGGACGTACAGCAGAATTAGTCAATGCAGAGCAAGTAGCATCTGACGGCAGAATATATTACAAATTAGAATATTTAATTACGCTTCCCAATAAGCAACAAAGACATAACCTCGCCAGTATTGCCACCAGTCGAGGTAAGCTTTTTACATTTAATGCCTCAGTACCAGAAAAACGCTGGCGAAAAGTCAAAAATGCGATAGAGGAATCTGTTAATTCTTTTTCTGTATATTAG
- a CDS encoding acyltransferase: protein MNQKSLSKVQRLKEVLLINLLGEIPTIAFGPRLRKLFYRFIFSRIDKSVYIQNGVEFIGASKIELGSDVHIFKGVRIDAKGEDSRITLEKGVALEKDVTIGALDNTCVQIGEGTFIGPGVCIAGPGDITIGKRCLIAAHAGIFANNHNFADPTKYIADQGITRQGIVIEDDCWLGHNVTVLDGVTIGEGSVIGAGAVVNQDIPPYSIAVGVPAKVIKKRGMKELVLNQQNVKE, encoded by the coding sequence ATGAATCAAAAATCTTTATCAAAAGTGCAACGTTTGAAAGAAGTTTTATTAATTAATCTGCTAGGAGAAATACCAACAATAGCTTTTGGTCCTCGTTTAAGAAAACTGTTTTATCGATTTATTTTCTCTCGGATAGATAAGTCAGTATATATTCAAAATGGTGTTGAATTTATAGGTGCAAGTAAAATTGAACTTGGCAGTGATGTGCATATTTTTAAAGGTGTGCGTATAGATGCTAAAGGTGAAGATAGCAGGATTACTTTAGAAAAAGGCGTCGCTCTTGAAAAAGATGTAACGATTGGTGCTTTAGACAACACTTGCGTACAAATTGGTGAAGGTACATTTATTGGCCCTGGTGTATGTATTGCTGGCCCGGGAGATATCACAATTGGCAAACGCTGTTTAATTGCTGCTCATGCGGGAATATTTGCAAACAATCATAATTTTGCAGATCCGACAAAATATATTGCAGACCAAGGTATTACCCGCCAAGGAATAGTTATAGAAGATGATTGCTGGCTAGGGCATAATGTTACAGTATTAGATGGAGTGACTATTGGTGAAGGCAGTGTTATTGGAGCAGGGGCGGTTGTTAATCAAGATATTCCTCCTTATTCTATAGCTGTGGGAGTACCTGCCAAGGTAATTAAAAAACGAGGTATGAAGGAATTGGTATTGAACCAGCAAAACGTTAAAGAGTAA
- a CDS encoding DUF5895 domain-containing protein codes for MKTPGNFDFEDDKFNAPPSQVIPWCQMINPRYGQDGIQSYGLAIKLDNAHAVGFQPDDNWQQMEHEFSSGVETVYITTTPRIVVVRRGPLSVKDRETGVKLGTLRENYDAFLADKLKFKTFTRYLIFIVGENKKFLHELPLQLTLNGAAGASFSKAYCEYQQGRITGGFLAELERAYAVYRKLPLTPKGPLFHAHGIFCPIIDSEERGIEPNTVLVASTVDYKHPTVSTLTQYLIASDAPESEIIIRSYEEHKEFGKEPIKAEAPKMVATGVSSSYIYPDEDDFSYPPY; via the coding sequence ATGAAAACCCCTGGAAATTTCGACTTTGAAGACGATAAGTTTAACGCACCGCCTTCTCAAGTTATCCCTTGGTGTCAGATGATTAATCCTCGCTATGGTCAAGATGGTATCCAGTCTTATGGCTTAGCAATCAAGTTAGATAATGCTCATGCTGTAGGGTTTCAGCCGGATGACAATTGGCAGCAGATGGAGCATGAATTTAGCTCTGGAGTGGAAACGGTGTATATTACTACCACTCCACGCATAGTAGTAGTGCGGCGCGGGCCCTTGTCTGTCAAAGACCGAGAAACTGGTGTCAAATTGGGTACACTTAGAGAGAATTATGATGCTTTTTTAGCAGACAAACTTAAATTTAAAACTTTTACACGCTATCTAATTTTTATAGTTGGAGAAAATAAAAAATTTTTACATGAATTACCATTGCAACTGACTTTAAATGGTGCAGCCGGAGCAAGTTTTAGTAAGGCTTATTGTGAATATCAACAAGGCAGAATTACAGGTGGATTTCTAGCAGAACTAGAAAGGGCTTATGCAGTTTACCGTAAGCTACCATTAACGCCAAAAGGGCCACTATTTCACGCTCACGGCATATTTTGCCCAATTATTGATTCGGAAGAAAGAGGTATTGAACCCAATACAGTTTTGGTTGCTTCAACTGTGGACTACAAACATCCGACGGTTTCGACTTTAACACAATATTTAATAGCTTCTGATGCTCCAGAGTCGGAGATAATTATCAGGAGTTACGAAGAACACAAAGAGTTTGGCAAGGAACCTATTAAGGCAGAAGCACCTAAGATGGTAGCAACAGGAGTTTCTAGTTCCTATATTTATCCCGATGAAGATGACTTTAGTTATCCGCCCTATTAA
- the murD gene encoding UDP-N-acetylmuramoyl-L-alanine--D-glutamate ligase, with product MPKAHVIGLGKSGVAAARLLKRQGWEVVLSDRNTSFNLRTQQQELAAEQITVKLGYTLDLTDSDLPQLIVVSPGVPWDIPVLVQARDLGIETIGEMELAWRYLRSIPWVAITGTNGKTTTTSLIASIFQTAGLNAPACGNIGYAACEAALSFRETHGDGETQGHGEREISIIQNPKSKIQNSLDWVIAEISSYQIESSATLKPRIGVWTTFTPDHLSRHKTLENYYNIKACLLRQSEIQIFNGDDAYLRKVGLSDWPDAYWTSLQGKDFLIGEKGFYIQDGWVFQTCHAGFEEDEAIVEVSALRMVGKHNQQNLLMAVAAARLAGIDRDAIARAISEFPGVPHRLEHICTWEGIDFINDSKATNYDAAEVGLASVQSPVILIAGGEAKAGNDTAWLAKIKAKAAAVLLIGTAANAFAQRLQEVGYTNYEVVETMDKAVSRSAELAKQYQAAVVLLSPACASFDQYPNFEVRGEHFRQLCLEWMRSC from the coding sequence ATGCCCAAAGCCCATGTAATTGGATTAGGAAAGTCCGGTGTTGCAGCGGCGAGATTGTTGAAGCGGCAAGGTTGGGAGGTGGTGCTAAGCGATCGCAACACCTCTTTTAACCTCCGTACACAACAACAAGAACTCGCAGCCGAACAAATCACTGTTAAACTGGGTTATACCTTGGACTTAACTGATTCAGATTTACCCCAGCTAATAGTTGTTAGTCCTGGTGTTCCTTGGGATATTCCTGTACTAGTCCAAGCACGAGATTTGGGCATAGAAACCATCGGAGAGATGGAACTAGCGTGGCGGTACTTACGATCTATACCTTGGGTGGCCATTACTGGCACAAACGGTAAAACTACCACTACCTCTTTAATTGCCAGCATTTTCCAAACAGCAGGATTAAATGCTCCAGCTTGCGGTAATATTGGCTACGCTGCCTGTGAAGCTGCCCTCTCTTTCAGGGAGACACACGGAGATGGGGAGACGCAGGGACACGGTGAGAGAGAAATATCTATAATCCAAAATCCAAAATCCAAAATCCAAAATTCCCTTGATTGGGTAATTGCAGAGATTAGTAGTTACCAAATCGAATCATCTGCGACTTTAAAACCACGTATTGGTGTATGGACAACTTTTACACCCGATCACCTCAGTCGCCATAAAACCTTGGAGAATTATTACAACATCAAAGCTTGTCTTTTGCGTCAGAGTGAGATACAGATTTTTAATGGTGATGATGCGTACTTGCGTAAAGTTGGTTTGAGTGATTGGCCTGATGCTTATTGGACAAGTTTGCAAGGTAAAGATTTCCTGATAGGTGAAAAAGGCTTTTACATTCAAGATGGCTGGGTTTTCCAGACATGCCATGCTGGTTTTGAAGAAGATGAAGCGATTGTCGAAGTATCTGCATTGCGGATGGTAGGAAAACACAATCAGCAAAACCTACTGATGGCAGTAGCGGCGGCGCGGTTGGCAGGAATTGATCGAGATGCGATCGCTCGTGCCATTAGTGAGTTCCCCGGTGTACCCCATCGCTTAGAACATATTTGTACCTGGGAAGGTATTGATTTTATCAACGACAGCAAAGCTACTAATTATGATGCAGCTGAGGTTGGGTTAGCATCTGTGCAAAGTCCAGTTATCTTAATTGCTGGTGGCGAAGCAAAAGCTGGTAATGATACAGCCTGGTTAGCAAAAATTAAAGCCAAAGCTGCCGCAGTTTTACTGATTGGCACTGCTGCCAATGCCTTTGCTCAACGCTTGCAAGAGGTAGGCTACACTAATTACGAAGTCGTGGAAACAATGGATAAGGCAGTTTCGAGATCAGCAGAATTAGCTAAGCAATATCAAGCAGCTGTAGTGTTGCTATCACCTGCGTGTGCTAGTTTTGATCAGTACCCCAACTTTGAAGTGCGAGGTGAGCATTTCCGACAGTTGTGCTTGGAGTGGATGAGAAGTTGTTAA
- the glyS gene encoding glycine--tRNA ligase subunit beta, producing the protein MLIKPQNIDRKENLAFLLEVGTEELPASFLSRAVAQWKSLIPQSLQENNLKSESVELYGTPRRLAVLIKGLPSQQADREEEIKGPPAQTAFKNGKPTPAAQGFAKKQGVELDALEIRNTDKGDFVFVRKLIPGRQITEILTELVPQWIFALEGKRLMRWGDGDLRFSRPIRWLVSLLDDAVLPIELVNGSETIKSDRISQGHRVLHPQPVTIPQATDYVARLRLASVVVKIEERTNIIVEDVQNSANKLNGSVEIYPDLLEEVKNLVEWPSAVIGEFESEFLDLPTEVITTVMVHHQRYFPVFKDSNQQELLPYFITISNGDPAKSDIVAVGNARVIRARLADGKFFYEADLKNPLDSFLPQLAKVTFQEDLGSLLDKVGRISKIAAQIAEQLQLTPEQSHNIHRAALLCKADLVSQMVYEFPELQGIMGQKYALASGEGEAVATAIFEHYLPRGADDILPQTITGQVVGLADRLDTLVGIFGLGMIPTGSSDPFALRRAANAVVNITWSADLAINLQWLLEQVATDFVAKHNKNKEELVGNLQEFFLQRIRTLLQEEKQIDYDLVNAVLGENDPEYTQRALQDLLDIRDRALFLQQIRTDGTLDKIYETVNRSTRLAAQGDLDTKQLDPISIVQPELFQKSCEAAFYHALVELVPQTQAAQKSRNYQQLVAALEKIAPTVSNFFDGPESVLVIDPDPNIKRNRLNLLSLLRNHARVLADFGAVVKNL; encoded by the coding sequence ATGCTTATAAAGCCTCAAAATATTGATAGAAAAGAGAACTTAGCATTTTTATTAGAAGTTGGTACAGAAGAATTACCTGCAAGCTTTTTGAGTCGCGCTGTTGCACAGTGGAAATCGCTGATTCCTCAAAGCCTCCAAGAAAATAACTTAAAGAGTGAATCTGTAGAACTTTATGGTACTCCCCGGCGTTTAGCAGTCCTAATTAAAGGTTTACCATCCCAGCAAGCCGACAGAGAAGAAGAAATAAAAGGCCCACCCGCACAAACTGCTTTTAAAAATGGCAAACCCACCCCAGCAGCACAAGGTTTTGCCAAAAAGCAAGGTGTAGAACTCGATGCTTTAGAAATTCGCAATACTGATAAAGGGGATTTTGTTTTTGTACGTAAGCTGATTCCTGGTCGTCAGATAACAGAGATCTTAACAGAACTTGTTCCTCAGTGGATTTTCGCCTTAGAAGGTAAGCGATTGATGCGCTGGGGTGATGGGGATTTGCGGTTTTCTCGTCCTATCCGTTGGTTGGTAAGTTTGTTAGATGATGCTGTTTTGCCAATAGAATTAGTGAATGGTTCCGAGACAATTAAAAGCGATCGCATTTCTCAAGGTCATCGAGTTTTACATCCTCAACCAGTTACAATTCCCCAAGCTACTGATTATGTAGCTAGGTTGCGTTTAGCTTCGGTTGTTGTGAAGATTGAGGAACGGACAAATATTATTGTTGAAGATGTGCAAAACTCTGCCAACAAGTTAAATGGTTCTGTAGAAATTTACCCAGATTTATTAGAAGAAGTCAAAAACCTAGTCGAATGGCCTTCTGCGGTAATTGGTGAATTTGAAAGTGAATTTTTGGATTTACCTACAGAAGTTATTACTACTGTAATGGTGCATCACCAGCGTTATTTTCCCGTATTCAAAGATAGTAATCAACAAGAATTACTGCCTTATTTTATCACTATTTCCAACGGTGATCCAGCAAAATCAGATATTGTCGCTGTTGGTAATGCCAGAGTGATTCGCGCTCGTTTAGCTGATGGTAAATTTTTCTATGAGGCTGATTTAAAAAATCCGTTAGATAGTTTTTTGCCCCAGCTAGCAAAAGTTACTTTTCAAGAAGATTTGGGTTCACTGTTAGATAAAGTTGGACGCATCTCAAAAATTGCTGCCCAGATTGCTGAACAATTACAATTAACTCCAGAACAAAGTCATAATATCCACCGTGCCGCTTTATTGTGCAAAGCTGATTTAGTCAGTCAAATGGTCTATGAATTTCCAGAGTTGCAGGGAATCATGGGACAAAAATATGCCTTAGCAAGCGGAGAAGGAGAAGCTGTAGCAACTGCAATTTTTGAACATTATTTGCCTCGAGGTGCAGATGATATTTTGCCACAAACAATTACAGGTCAAGTTGTGGGTTTGGCAGACAGATTAGATACTTTAGTCGGTATTTTTGGTTTAGGGATGATTCCCACAGGTTCTTCTGATCCTTTTGCCTTGCGACGGGCTGCAAATGCAGTTGTCAACATTACATGGTCAGCAGATTTAGCAATTAATTTACAGTGGTTATTGGAGCAAGTTGCCACAGATTTTGTTGCCAAACATAACAAAAATAAAGAAGAATTAGTTGGGAATTTACAAGAATTTTTCTTACAACGTATTCGCACTTTATTGCAAGAAGAAAAACAAATAGATTATGATTTGGTAAACGCTGTCTTGGGTGAAAATGACCCCGAATATACCCAAAGAGCATTACAAGATTTATTGGATATACGCGATCGCGCCTTATTCCTGCAACAAATTCGCACAGATGGAACTTTAGATAAAATCTACGAAACCGTCAACCGTTCTACCCGTTTGGCAGCGCAAGGAGATTTAGATACTAAACAGCTTGACCCCATCTCCATAGTTCAGCCAGAACTATTCCAAAAGTCCTGCGAGGCGGCATTTTATCATGCCTTAGTAGAATTAGTCCCGCAAACTCAAGCTGCACAAAAGTCGCGCAATTATCAACAGTTAGTAGCAGCACTAGAAAAGATAGCTCCCACCGTGAGTAATTTTTTTGATGGGCCAGAAAGTGTTTTGGTTATAGACCCAGATCCCAATATTAAGCGTAATCGATTGAATTTGCTGAGTTTGCTGCGTAATCACGCGCGAGTACTAGCAGATTTTGGTGCAGTCGTAAAAAATTTGTAG
- a CDS encoding response regulator encodes MKSQANNKPKILVVDDEPDNLDLLYRTFYRDYKVLRAGSGPAALELLAQEGDVSVIISDQRMPMMSGTEFLSLTATQYPDIIRIILTGYTDVEDLVEAINSGKVFKYVTKPWEAEELKAVVRQALDTHNVLKARTRELTRTLRQESLLNTVTNTIRSALDYRQILQTIVDTVGHMLEVDVCLLRPFQENQLVDEGFIYQKPCNSAGELGNWESGENLNTSSLALLSQTVWETREVQVIHDVASDERIQGDAVELRSRAAAFTDANICSSLIVPLICRQELMAVLALHQCHAPRIWSEDEVQLVMMVADQAALALSQAYAYEQVRALAQREALINTITSAIRSSLDPQDIFAAITQKLGQALQVDGCVLSLWTEDDEFVRCVGLYDSSEDVNTHNPKNIEDVKTHNLPQSQAPIKGNPILQEMLRTQEPVIVPDMSQCPPETKGFDLHLRVPARSLMVVPLLADGKSIGSITLKQSKKSRQWLPSEIELAKAVAAQAAIAVQQSHLYQKTREQAERLLELDKQKTEFFQNISHEFRTPITLIQGPLETAVSDKKGLSYEQSAIALRNSRRLLRLVNQLLDLQRLDAGRMQPSFRPCDLVEFVSQIVESFRPYCEKKGLRLTTNMAKCPKVYLDMEKFDKVVYNLLSNAMKFTPEGGMITVAIQSQDDHCILTVEDTGIGIVPEQIPLLFERFRQAEGSDNRSYEGTGLGLALVKELVELHGGKVTVESVYSQGTTFSVWLTPGNAHLPANQVSEVTVEVNLSRAAVELADLELIEEGTGDLGLGTREEDFSTCPEPLATSPYILVVDDNPDLRAYVSGILRDHGYQVRTTHNGLEGFRLAKKTSPSLIVSDLMMPVVSGLEMIRMIRNEEQLKGTPIILLTAKVDEETRIEGTELGADAYLAKPFNDRELLAEVRNLLALKATERKVVELNTYLTESVLKRFLPPALVQKAAAGDLVLDLRPEPRLITVLFSDIVGFTQLANTLRSRRVAELLNQYLEVMTKAVFDNGGTVDKFMGDAILALFGAPEELTPNEQVRRAVNTARAMLRSLEQLNAHWREHGVFDTTERQSVQFRCGIHQGTAVVGMFGSSERADYTAIGPSVNIAARLQQAAAPGTVLVSAAVADYLQEEEIIKRSPLELKGVDETVLTFALTPELMANR; translated from the coding sequence ATGAAATCCCAAGCAAACAATAAGCCTAAAATTTTAGTTGTCGACGACGAACCCGACAACTTAGACTTGCTTTACCGCACTTTTTATCGCGACTATAAGGTGTTAAGGGCAGGTTCCGGGCCAGCTGCGTTGGAGCTGCTGGCGCAGGAGGGAGATGTGTCAGTAATCATCTCCGATCAGCGAATGCCAATGATGAGTGGTACTGAATTTTTAAGCCTAACAGCAACTCAGTATCCAGATATTATTAGGATAATTTTGACTGGCTACACCGATGTCGAAGACCTAGTAGAAGCCATTAACTCTGGTAAAGTATTCAAATATGTCACTAAACCGTGGGAAGCAGAGGAACTCAAAGCAGTAGTCCGCCAAGCCTTAGATACCCACAACGTCCTTAAGGCCCGTACTCGTGAACTAACTCGTACACTCCGCCAGGAATCGCTGCTGAACACAGTTACCAATACTATTCGCAGCGCTTTAGACTATCGGCAGATTCTGCAAACAATTGTGGATACGGTAGGGCATATGCTGGAGGTGGATGTTTGCCTGTTGCGTCCTTTCCAAGAGAATCAATTGGTTGATGAAGGGTTTATTTATCAGAAGCCTTGCAATTCTGCTGGGGAGTTGGGGAATTGGGAGAGTGGGGAGAATTTAAATACCTCCTCATTAGCTCTGTTATCTCAAACAGTTTGGGAAACTCGGGAAGTACAAGTAATTCATGATGTAGCCAGTGACGAACGCATTCAAGGGGATGCTGTTGAGTTGCGATCGCGTGCTGCTGCTTTCACTGATGCGAATATTTGCTCTAGTCTAATTGTGCCACTGATTTGTCGGCAGGAACTAATGGCTGTGCTGGCGTTGCACCAGTGTCATGCACCTCGGATCTGGAGTGAGGACGAAGTGCAGTTGGTAATGATGGTGGCAGATCAAGCGGCTCTAGCTTTGTCTCAAGCCTATGCTTACGAGCAAGTACGTGCGCTGGCTCAAAGGGAAGCTTTGATTAATACAATTACCAGTGCGATTCGCTCTAGTTTAGATCCACAGGATATTTTTGCTGCTATTACCCAAAAATTAGGACAAGCTTTACAAGTGGACGGCTGTGTGCTGTCTTTGTGGACAGAAGATGATGAATTTGTTCGCTGCGTAGGTTTGTATGACAGTTCTGAAGATGTAAATACTCATAATCCCAAAAATATTGAGGATGTCAAAACTCATAATTTACCTCAGTCACAAGCACCGATCAAAGGAAATCCCATTCTGCAAGAAATGTTACGGACACAAGAACCGGTGATCGTCCCAGATATGAGCCAGTGTCCGCCAGAAACCAAAGGCTTTGATTTACATTTGCGAGTACCAGCGCGATCGCTAATGGTAGTCCCCCTCTTAGCTGATGGTAAAAGTATTGGTAGTATTACTTTAAAGCAAAGTAAAAAATCACGTCAGTGGTTGCCTTCAGAGATTGAATTAGCAAAAGCAGTAGCAGCACAAGCAGCGATCGCAGTCCAACAATCTCACTTGTACCAAAAAACCCGTGAACAAGCCGAACGCTTACTGGAATTAGACAAACAAAAAACCGAGTTTTTCCAAAATATTTCCCACGAATTTCGTACTCCGATCACCCTTATTCAAGGGCCACTAGAAACAGCAGTATCTGACAAAAAGGGTTTATCTTACGAACAAAGTGCGATCGCCTTACGTAACTCCCGTCGTTTGTTAAGGCTTGTCAACCAACTACTGGATCTGCAACGCTTAGATGCAGGTCGGATGCAACCTAGTTTTCGTCCCTGTGATTTAGTCGAATTTGTCAGCCAAATTGTTGAGTCGTTTCGTCCCTACTGTGAAAAAAAAGGACTACGTCTGACCACCAACATGGCTAAATGCCCAAAAGTATACTTAGACATGGAAAAATTCGATAAGGTGGTTTACAATCTCCTGTCTAATGCCATGAAGTTTACTCCTGAAGGTGGTATGATTACTGTTGCCATCCAGTCTCAAGATGATCATTGCATTTTGACAGTAGAAGATACTGGTATTGGCATTGTCCCAGAACAAATTCCCCTCCTATTTGAACGCTTCCGCCAAGCTGAAGGCTCTGACAACCGTTCCTATGAAGGCACAGGTTTGGGTTTGGCTTTAGTTAAAGAATTAGTAGAACTCCACGGTGGCAAGGTAACTGTAGAATCAGTTTATAGTCAAGGTACTACCTTTAGTGTCTGGCTAACTCCTGGTAATGCTCATTTACCCGCAAATCAAGTGTCAGAAGTGACGGTAGAAGTCAATCTTAGCCGTGCTGCTGTGGAATTGGCAGATTTAGAATTAATCGAAGAAGGAACTGGGGATTTGGGACTAGGGACTAGGGAAGAAGATTTTAGCACTTGCCCCGAGCCTCTAGCCACTAGCCCCTATATCCTAGTTGTAGATGACAACCCGGATCTACGAGCTTACGTATCTGGTATTCTTCGCGACCACGGCTATCAAGTACGGACAACTCATAATGGTTTAGAGGGGTTCCGACTAGCCAAGAAAACTTCACCTAGCTTGATTGTTAGTGATTTAATGATGCCTGTGGTATCGGGGCTAGAGATGATTCGGATGATCCGCAACGAAGAGCAATTAAAAGGAACACCAATCATTCTGCTGACAGCAAAAGTTGATGAAGAAACTCGCATCGAAGGCACAGAACTAGGTGCAGATGCTTATTTAGCCAAACCATTTAATGATCGCGAACTTTTGGCAGAGGTAAGGAATCTGTTAGCCTTGAAGGCTACTGAACGTAAAGTAGTAGAATTAAATACTTATTTAACTGAATCAGTACTGAAACGGTTTTTACCACCAGCTTTAGTACAAAAAGCCGCAGCTGGAGACTTAGTTCTGGATTTACGTCCGGAACCGCGCTTAATTACAGTTTTATTTAGTGATATTGTCGGTTTTACCCAATTAGCAAATACCCTCAGATCACGTCGAGTCGCTGAGTTGCTTAATCAATATTTAGAAGTAATGACAAAAGCGGTATTTGATAATGGTGGTACTGTAGATAAATTTATGGGAGACGCTATTTTAGCTTTGTTTGGAGCGCCAGAAGAGTTAACACCTAACGAACAGGTGCGACGTGCTGTGAATACAGCTAGGGCGATGCTGCGATCGCTAGAACAGTTAAACGCACATTGGCGAGAACATGGTGTTTTTGATACGACGGAACGTCAAAGTGTACAGTTTCGCTGTGGTATCCATCAAGGTACAGCTGTGGTAGGTATGTTTGGTAGCTCTGAACGTGCTGACTATACAGCTATTGGTCCGAGTGTGAATATTGCTGCAAGATTGCAGCAAGCAGCTGCCCCCGGTACTGTCTTAGTTTCGGCGGCGGTTGCAGATTATTTACAAGAGGAAGAAATTATTAAACGTAGTCCGCTAGAACTAAAAGGAGTAGACGAAACAGTTCTTACCTTCGCTCTAACGCCAGAGTTAATGGCTAATCGCTAA